In one Aricia agestis chromosome 5, ilAriAges1.1, whole genome shotgun sequence genomic region, the following are encoded:
- the LOC121727222 gene encoding molybdenum cofactor sulfurase — MSILSQIIDDANMKNITKEFSRLGDKCYLDNAGAALYPESLLRKINEDLLNSVYMNPHSDKYTKDCVDQIRYLILNHFNTDSSNYSVIFTSGATQSMKLVLEAFQFHNETNNKGCGSFVYLRDNHTSAIGLREIAKMRDVDVLHVSKDEFLDSLITSEQMENNWEEQQNHSGNTLFVYPAQSNFNGFKYPINCIDKIKNGCLNTQMKKHLCDVDCNWYIMLDVASYVGTSKLDLSVTRPDFICMSFYKIFGYPTGLGALLVKNSSANLLSQKKYFGGGTVDIVLSTEDFHIKRQTLHERFEDGTIPFLSVILLKHCFDTIYNLIPKSNNIMDVISYHTFYLAKDLYEQLLHLKHVNGSKAIMFYMDSDFTDIHKQGGIVTFNIMREDGSYIGYAEFQHMAELFNIHIRTGCFCNAGTCQRHLKLSNKELKELYKSGHKCGDEIDLVKGQPTGAIRVSFGYYNTFEDVDKVVAMITNCFVKTKPVTPKRQLISIEGNLKLPTGKLLKTSNINIMIDKTVDSVPRYDEQEFEITLMEIAIFPIKSCGAFKPQSWKVGHKGFEYDREWMIIRENGVCLTQKQNTYMCMILPDINLEEKCMVLNFKGMTSIKIPLDPLASKYTELSLCQSKVCTDIVKGYDCGDDVANWISEALGISFLRLIKQSDDHERVRKKNLDEKQTLLSLSNQAQFLLINRATVKWLQDRISDPSFVDDLPSVTDRFRGNLVIDMKKELVESEWKLVIIDGHEFKVENQCSRCQMVCIDQKTGEKTVEPLRTISKEFGALKFGIYLSFIGHKSKNCVLRTKSQVVVKM; from the exons atgtcGATTCTTAGTCAAATAATTGATGATGCTAATATGAAGAATATTACAAAGGAGTTTAGCAGACTTGgag ATAAATGTTACTTAGACAATGCAGGTGCAGCATTATATCCTGAAAGTCTTCTTAGAAAAATAAATGAAGATCTCCTGAATAGTGTCTATATGAATCCACATTCTGACAAATATACCAAAGACTGTGTGGATCAAATAAGATACTTAATATTGAACCACTTTAATACTGACTCAAGCAATTATAGTGTCATATTCACATCGGGGGCAACTCAGTCCATGAAACTTGTACTGGAGGCATTCCAGTTCCATAATGAAACTAATAACAAAGGTTGTGGTTCCTTTGTTTACCTTAGAGATAATCACACATCTGCCATTGGGCTGAGAGAAATAGCCAAAATGAGAGATGTAGATGTCCTGCATGTTTCAAAAGATGAGTTTTTGGATTCTTTGATAACAAGTGAACAAATGGAAAATAATTGGGAGGAACAACAAAATCATTCCGGCAATACATTGTTTGTGTATCCCGCTCAAAGCAACTTCAACGGCTTCAAGTATCCTATAAACTgcattgataaaataaaaaatggctGCCTAAATACacaaatgaaaaaacatttatgtGATGTTGACTGTAACTGGTATATCATGCTGGATGTGGCCTCCTATGTTGGGACCAGCAAATTGGACTTATCTGTGACTAGACCAGATTTTATTTGCATGTCATTTTACAAAATCTTTGGCTACCCTACTGGTCTTGGGGCCCTTCTAGTAAAGAACAGCAGTGCAAATTTACTGAgccaaaaaaagtattttggtgGAGGTACCGTAGATATTGTTCTTAGCACAGAAGATTTTCATATCAAAAGGCAGACACTACATGAAag atttgaAGATGGCACAATACCATTCTTGTCAGTGATATTATTAAAGCACTGTTTTGatactatttataatttaatacctaaatcaaataacattatgGATGTTATATCatatcatacattttatttagcaAAAGATTTATATGAGCAATTGTTACATCTGAAACATGTTAATGGCTCTAAAGCAATAATGTTTTACATGGATTCAGACTTCACTGATATTCACAAACAGGGAGGCATTGTTACTTTTAACATAATGAGAGAAGATGGTTCCTACATTGGATATGCTGAg TTTCAACACATGGCAGAGCTGTTTAATATCCACATAAGAACAGGTTGTTTTTGTAATGCTGGCACTTGTCAAAGGCATTTGAAACTAAGCAACAAAGAACTTAAGGAGTTGTACAAGTCGGGCCACAAGTGTGGTGATGAGATAGATTTAGTTAAGGGTCAGCCTACAGGAGCAATTCGAGTTTCCTTTGGTTACTATAACACCTTTGAAGATGTGGACAAAGTGGTTGCTATGATTACTAATTGCTTTGTCAAAACAAAGCCCGTTACACCTAAGCGACAATTGATTAGCATTGAAGGAAACTTAAAATTACCTACAGGGAAGCTGTTAAAAActtcaaatattaatattatgattgacaAAACAGTAGATTCAGTACCAAGATATGATGAACAGGAATTTGAAATAACACTAATGGAAATTGCTATTTTTCCCATTAAATCATGTGGTGCTTTTAAACCTCAGTCCTGGAAAGTTGGCCATAAAGGCTTCGAATATGATAGAGAGTGGATGATCATCAGAGAAAATGGTGTTTGCTtgacacaaaaacaaaacacttaTATGTGTATGATTCTTCCAGACATAAACTTGgaagaaaaatgtatggtctTGAATTTTAAAG GTATGACTTCCATTAAAATTCCACTTGATCCTTTGGCTTCAAAATACACAGAGTTGTCACTATGTCAGAGCAAAGTTTGCACAGATATTGTGAAAGGTTATGATTGCGGAGATGATGTCGCCAACTGGATATCTGAGGCTCTGGGTATATCGTTTTTGAGATTAATAAAACAATCAGACGACCACGAAAGGGTGCGCAAGAAAAATCTAGATGAAAAGCAGACTTTACTATCTCTAAGCAATCAAGCTCAGTTTCTACTTATAAATAGAGCTACTGTTAAATGGCTACAAGATAGAATTTCAGACCCGTCATTTGTTGACGATCTTCCATCTGTAACTGATAGATTTCGTGGTAACTTAGTAATAGACATGAAGAAGGAGCTGGTTGAGAGTGAATGGAAACTTGTTATAATTGATGGTCATGAATTtaag gtGGAAAATCAATGCTCTAGGTGTCAGATGGTGTGTATTGACCAAAAAACAGGGGAAAAAACTGTGGAGCCTCTAAGAACTATATCCAAAGAATTTGGAGCACTAAAATTTGGAATATATTTAAGTTTCATTGGGCACAaatctaaaaattgtgttttaagaACTAAGTCCCAAGTAGTAGTAAAGATgtaa